From the genome of Tachysurus fulvidraco isolate hzauxx_2018 chromosome 20, HZAU_PFXX_2.0, whole genome shotgun sequence, one region includes:
- the setd1ba gene encoding histone-lysine N-methyltransferase SETD1B-A isoform X2 — translation MSRPGERSRGDEDHGKKQSSSLANGSTDNSSGEKRREHHWRSYKLIIDPALRKGSHKLYRYDGQHFNVPNPGIPPVDMVRDPRIGRLWTRYKETDLPVPKFKIDECYVGRVPPKEVTFARLNDNIREGFLSDMCQKYGEIEQVEILYNPKNKKHLGIAKVVFGSVKAAKDAVQNLHNTSVMGNIIHAELDPKGENRLRYVQRLINGSFTPLTVPVGDEETSEVSPRSLAEALLSPLRRLSESGSTSTSTPLSMDTAYSSLRQDATPQSQTTPITPRPSGTPFSQDSAYSGRQATPTFQRSRRHETKFQDAYNRRPERHYVHGGYRGNAEKPNPQPEAPPPPVTPNFKPAFSPYQPPMPPVYPPAEPQFQQSEYRHPPPQAPPPTKPEFQPEPPPMPEEARPATPISCPSPSPDTPTLEAERHSLDSRIEMLLKEKRTKLPFLNEGGDSDGEVRMEGSPISSSSSQLSPIPPSSATLRTPRPPSTGLEDISPTPLPDSDDEEPIAGTASAIQHPQSASPSNTHNVGGPHTPTDIVDTGNQSSGEDMEISDDEMPGTPNSSDCAKGIVVNSALSPITPQSMPLPPPGFPPLPPPQPAYSIHPSHLPPHLPAPPPMLPPMHPYPPGMMTMMPVDLMSCLPQWGSVHMSFQMQTQMLSRMAQSQRAYPYPQFLGGTTTASAGAMQFGIPYQPLSMVNTPSGGHTQSWHLPSMPKFNPSVPPPGYELKKEDPHKATVDGVLMVIVKELKAIMKRDLNRKMVEVVAFRAFDEWWERKERSAKATSTPVKTGEGKEDDKERVKPKETLASSLLETWGKGEGLGYEGMGLGIALRGAIRLPSFKVKRKEPPDPISTGESKRARLSTPVDDELEDEESERTDAPSDGTRVDDASSTKRRHARPVELDSEGEEEEDEEEEETGKEESSVSEQEDEANVDVSETLSSSKEAEEDVDDHEDGSESESDSSSSDSSDEGRTSSMSSQSDSDSSESDSSDYESSSDEKEDEEEVEEQKAHKVSMDTEDEDKEVPSSSSSSSSPSSSFEEEAELEAPSTPVAPVEEESEVARLEAEEAGSSVTAAQDSLQQLSPKGLKEASDIDLEVRKMEPLLEGLGTLRPPTPPHAEEEEVPRTPGRDVPVPLEAETSTIHLPLPPAHSVLPPPRLSSDEDVPRTPGRDLPHRFSKSQSSETAPNTPTIPATPGTPSEAPPTGSSLSLSSPFPYPLLSAGIPPTPGRDLNFTPVFPDSPAALPLQRKSSSEKPLFKEPGSATSCCSSPLPVVPSSCLDAATVPITIQHVSPIELSLLDDSASAKKKPGRPRKPAIAELEDTQEPHEAMMSLPPDLPVKDLLPKSEALPEVLREADGSAALAQEVKEEKVEEEHNEIKKEVKDEVQDVEQTVVFEEPLQKTRGQRRSWEELLLTMHPPMRSPPRPRFLPRSEFEEMTILYDIWNEGIDEEDILYLKITYEKMLQQDNGHDWLNDTLWVPHPLTSSGSLPVGKKKRREDGMRDHVTGCARSEGYYKIDKKDKLKYLNSTRLQSDEPDKDMQGRMIPAQPHASTRAGSERRSEQRRLLSSFSCDSDLLKFNQLKFRKKKIRFCKSHIHDWGLFAMEPIAADEMVIEYVGQNIRQVIADMREKRYEEEGIGSSYMFRVDHDTIIDATKCGNFARFINHSCNPNCYAKVITVESQKKIVIYSRQPINVNEEITYDYKFPIEDEKIPCLCGAENCRGTLN, via the exons ATGTCCAGACCCggagagagaagcagaggagATGAAGATCACGGGAAAAAGCAGAGTTCAA GTTTGGCGAACGGCAGCACGGACAACAGCTCGGGAGAGAAACGGAGAGAGCACCACTGGAGAAGTTACAAGTTGATTATTGACCCGGCGCTGAGAAAAGGCTCACACAAACTGTACCGATACGATGGACAACATTTCAACGTAccg AATCCCGGGATCCCTCCGGTGGACATGGTCAGGGACCCACGGATCGGTCGATTGTGGACCAGGTACAAGGAGACCGACTTACCTGTGCCGAAGTTTAAG ATTGATGAATGCTACGTCGGTCGCGTGCCTCCGAAGGAAGTGACATTCGCGAGGCTGAACGACAACATTCGGGAGGGTTTCCTTAGCGACATGTGCCAGAAATATGGCGAGATCGAGCAGGTGGAAATTTTATACAATCCTAAAAATAAGAAGCACCTGGGCATCGCTAAAGTGGTGTTTGGCTCCGTGAAAGCGGCCAAGGACGCGGTGCAGAActtacacaacacctcagtGATGGGGAACATCATCCACGCAGAGCTCGACCCCAAAG GTGAGAATCGGCTTCGTTATGTCCAGCGACTTATAAACGGGAGCTTTACACCCTTGACAGTGCCAGTGGGAGACGAGGAGACGAGTGAGGTGTCACCACGTAGCCTGGCTGAGGCACTGCTG tcaCCGTTACGTCGCCTCTCTGAAAGTGGGTCCACCAGCACAAGCACCCCTCTCTCCATGGACACAGCCTATTCAAGCCTCCGACAGGATGCTACACCCCAGTCACAGACAACGCCTATCACGCCCCGCCCTTCTGGCACACCCTTCTCTCAGGACTCTGCTTACTCTGGCAGGCAGGCCACACCCACCTTCCAGCGCTCCCGGAGGCACGAGACCAAATTCCAGGATGCATACAACCGTCGACCAGAGAGGCATTATGTTCATGGGGGTTACCGCGGCAATGCAGAAAAGCCAAACCCGCAACCTGAAGCTCCACCTCCACCCGTCACCCCCAATTTTAAGCCTGCATTCTCACCGTACCAGCCCCCCATGCCCCCTGTTTACCCCCCTGCTGAGCCACAGTTTCAACAGTCAGAATACAGACACCCTCCTCCTCAAGCCCCGCCTCCTACGAAGCCCGAGTTTCAACCAGAACCGCCTCCTATGCCCGAGGAAGCACGGCCTGCCACGCCTATCTCCTGTCCCTCCCCCTCCCCAGACACACCCACTTTGGAGGCAGAGCGTCATAGCCTGGACTCACGAATTGAGATGCTGCTAAAGGAAAAGCGCACAAAGTTGCCATTCCTAAATGAAGGTGGAGACTCAGACGGAGAGGTGCGCATGGAGGGCAGTCCCATTTCGTCCTCCTCCTCTCAGCTATCCCCCATCCCACCCTCGTCCGCCACCCTGCGCACACCCCGTCCACCAAGCACTGGCCTCGAGGATATCAGCCCCACCCCACTGCCTGACTCAGATGATGAAGAGCCAATCGCAGGAACTGCCTCCGCTATACAACACCCACAGAGCGCCTCACCTTCAAACACGCACAATGTGGGTGGGCCACATACCCCAACAGACATAGTGGATACG GGTAACCAGTCGTCGGGGGAGGATATGGAAATCTCTGATGATGAAATGCCAGGCACACCCAACTCCAGCGACTGTGCTAAGGGCATTGTGGTGAACTCGGCCCTGTCCCCGATAACCCCTCAGTCCATGCCACTTCCGCCACCTGGCTTCCCCCCTCTGCCCCCTCCTCAGCCTGCATACTCTATACACCCTTCTCACTTGCCCCCCCATCTCCCTGCCCCACCCCCAATGCTGCCTCCAATGCATCCATACCCACCGGGCATGATGACGATGATGCCTGTGGATCTGATGAGCTGTTTGCCTCAGTGGGGCAGCGTGCACATGTCATTTCAGATGCAGACCCAAATGCTGAGCCGAATGGCACAGAGCCAGCGCGCATACCCTTACCCACAGTTCCTAGGGGGAACGACCACAGCAAGCGCGGGTGCCATGCAGTTCGGCATTCCCTACCAACCCTTGTCCATGGTGAACACTCCCAGTGGTGGACACACACAGTCCTGGCATTTACCCAGCATGCCCAAGTTTAACCCATCGGTGCCACCGCCCGGTTATGAGCTGAAGAAAGAAGACCCTCACAAAGCCACGGTTGACGGTGTACTCATGGTCATTGTTAAAGAGCTTAAGGCCATCATGAAGAGAGACCTCAACCGCAAGATGGTAGAAGTGGTGGCCTTCAGAGCCTTTGATGAATGGTGGGAGAGGAAGGAGCGATCTGCCAAG GCGACGTCCACCCCAGTAAAGACAGGCGAGGGGAAGGAGGACGATAAAGAGCGAGTGAAACCTAAAGAGACGTTAGCTTCCAGTTTGTTGGAGACATGGGGTAAAGGCGAGGGTCTGGGTTACGAGGGCATGGGTCTGGGTATCGCCTTGCGAGGTGCCATCCGCCTTCCATCCTTCAAG GTGAAGAGGAAAGAGCCACCAGACCCCATTTCCACaggagagagtaagagagcTCGGCTGTCCACACCCGTAGACGATGAGCTGGAGGATGAAG agtcgGAGAGAACAGATGCCCCCTCAGACGGCACCCGAGTGGATGACGCATCCTCCACCAAACGAAGGCATGCGCGTCCCGTGGAGCTGGATAGtgaaggagaggaggaagaggatgaggaagaggaggagacaggCAAGGAGGAGTCGTCTGTGTCCGAGCAAGAGGACGAGGCCAATGTCGATGTCTCAGAGACACTGTCCTCTAGCAAA GAGGCAGAAGAGGATGTCGATGATCATGAAGACGGGAGCGAGTCTGAGAGTGACAGCAGTTCTTCTGACTCGTCTGATGAAG GACGCACCAGCTCGATGTCTTCTCAGTCCGACTCTGACTCCTCTGAGAGCGACAGCTCTGACTACGAGTCCAGCTCAGATGAGAAAGAGGACGAGGAGGAAGTTGAGGAGCAAAAAGCACACAAGGTCTCCATGGATACAGAAGATGAAGATAAGGAGGTGCCGTCATCGTCGTCTTCCTCGTCCTCACCTTCCTCATCCTTTGAGGAAGAGGCAGAGTTGGAGGCTCCTAGCACACCTGTGGCTCCTGTGGAAGAGGAGAGTGAGGTAGCACGGCTCGAGGCGGAGGAGGCAGGGAGCTCAGTCACTGCTGCTCAGGACAGTCTGCAGCAACTGTCACCTAAAGGACTGAAAG AAGCGTCAGACATTGATCTGGAGGTAAGAAAGATGGAACCCCTCCTGGAAGGCTTAGGGACTCTGAGGCCTCCAACCCCACCCCatgcagaggaagaggaagtgcCTCGGACTCCAGGTCGTGATGTCCCTGTCCCTTTAGAAGCAGAGACATCCACCATTCACCTGCCTCTTCCCCCTGCTCATTCTGTCCTCCCGCCTCCACGCCTCTCGAGCGATGAGGACGTTCCTCGCACACCAGGTCGTGACCTTCCTCATCGTTTCAGCAAATCACAGAGCAGTGAAACAGCACCTAATACACCTACCATACCTGCTACACCTGGCACACCTAGTGAAGCCCCTCCCACAGGAAGCAGCTTGTCTCTCAGCAGCCCATTCCCTTACCCACTCCTCAGTGCCGGCATCCCTCCCACACCTGGCCGGGATCTGAACTTTACCCCCGTTTTCCCAGACTCCCCTGCTGCCCTTCCACTTCAAAGGAAGTCCTCCTCAGAAAAGCCGTTGTTCAAAGAACCTGGCAGTGCCACTTCCTGTTGTTCTTCCCCGCTTCCCGTTGTTCCATCTTCTTGTTTAGATGCTGCTACTGTGCCTATTACTATTCAGCACGTTTCACCAATAGAACTTTCTCTGCTTGACGATTCTGCTTCTGCAAAGAAGAAACCGGGCCGACCCAGAAAGCCTGCTATTGCTGAACTTGAGGATACCCAAGAACCTCATGAGGCAATGATGTCCCTTCCTCCAGACCTCCCGGTGAAGGACCTGTTACCCAAATCTGAAGCATTACCAGAAGTGCTTCGAGAGGCAGATGGCTCTGCAGCATTGGCTCAGGAGGTGAAGGAAGAAAAGGTGGAAGAGGAACACAATGAAATAAAGAAGGAGGTGAAGGATGAAGTACAGGATGTGGAACAGACAGTTGTCTTTGAAGAGCCGCTACAGAAAACACGGGGTCAGAGGCGGAGCTGGGAGGAGCTCCTCCTCACCATGCACCCTCCCATGAGGTCACCTCCACGGCCTCGATTCCTGCCACGGTCTGAGTTTGAGGAGATGACCATCCTGTATGACATCTGGAACGAAGGCATTGATGAAGAGGACATTCTCTATCTCAAAATCACCTATGAAAAAATGTTGCAGCAGGATAACGGCCATGACTGGCTCAACGACACGCTCTGGGTTCCTCACCCTC tcaccagcagtggcagcctgccTGTGGGTAAGAAAAAACGGCGAGAGGATGGTATGCGTGATCATGTGACTGGCTGTGCGCGTAGCGAGGGCTACTACAAAATCGACAAAAAGGACAAACTTAAATACCTGAACAGCACTCGGTTACAGTCAGACGAGCCTGATAAAGACATGCAG GGCCGGATGATCCCGGCTCAGCCTCACGCCTCAACAAGAGCAGGCTCGGAGCGACGCTCTGAACAGCGCCGCCTGCTGTCCTCATTCAGCTGTGACAGCGACCTGCTCAAATTCAACCAGCTTAAG TTCCGTAAGAAGAAGATCCGATTCTGTAAGAGTCACATTCATGACTGGGGTCTGTTTGCCATGGAGCCCATCGCTGCTGACGAGATGGTTATTGAATACGTCGGACAGAATATCAGACAG gtgatcGCGGACATGAGAGAGAAGCGTTACGAGGAGGAAGGCATCGGCAGCAGCTACATGTTCCGTGTTGATCACGACACCATCATCGATGCTACAAAGTGTGGAAACTTTGCCCGCTTTATCAACCATAGCTGCAAC CCGAACTGCTACGCCAAGGTAATTACGGTGGAGTCTCAGAAGAAGATTGTAATCTACTCTCGCCAACCGATCAACGTCAATGAGGAGATTACCTACGACTACAAGTTCCCCATCGAGGACGAGAAGATCCCTTGTCTGTGCGGAGCCGAGAACTGCAGGGGGACGCTGAACTAG
- the setd1ba gene encoding histone-lysine N-methyltransferase SETD1B-A isoform X1 encodes MSRPGERSRGDEDHGKKQSSSLANGSTDNSSGEKRREHHWRSYKLIIDPALRKGSHKLYRYDGQHFNVPNPGIPPVDMVRDPRIGRLWTRYKETDLPVPKFKIDECYVGRVPPKEVTFARLNDNIREGFLSDMCQKYGEIEQVEILYNPKNKKHLGIAKVVFGSVKAAKDAVQNLHNTSVMGNIIHAELDPKGENRLRYVQRLINGSFTPLTVPVGDEETSEVSPRSLAEALLSPLRRLSESGSTSTSTPLSMDTAYSSLRQDATPQSQTTPITPRPSGTPFSQDSAYSGRQATPTFQRSRRHETKFQDAYNRRPERHYVHGGYRGNAEKPNPQPEAPPPPVTPNFKPAFSPYQPPMPPVYPPAEPQFQQSEYRHPPPQAPPPTKPEFQPEPPPMPEEARPATPISCPSPSPDTPTLEAERHSLDSRIEMLLKEKRTKLPFLNEGGDSDGEVRMEGSPISSSSSQLSPIPPSSATLRTPRPPSTGLEDISPTPLPDSDDEEPIAGTASAIQHPQSASPSNTHNVGGPHTPTDIVDTGNQSSGEDMEISDDEMPGTPNSSDCAKGIVVNSALSPITPQSMPLPPPGFPPLPPPQPAYSIHPSHLPPHLPAPPPMLPPMHPYPPGMMTMMPVDLMSCLPQWGSVHMSFQMQTQMLSRMAQSQRAYPYPQFLGGTTTASAGAMQFGIPYQPLSMVNTPSGGHTQSWHLPSMPKFNPSVPPPGYELKKEDPHKATVDGVLMVIVKELKAIMKRDLNRKMVEVVAFRAFDEWWERKERSAKATSTPVKTGEGKEDDKERVKPKETLASSLLETWGKGEGLGYEGMGLGIALRGAIRLPSFKVKRKEPPDPISTGESKRARLSTPVDDELEDEESERTDAPSDGTRVDDASSTKRRHARPVELDSEGEEEEDEEEEETGKEESSVSEQEDEANVDVSETLSSSKEAEEDVDDHEDGSESESDSSSSDSSDEGRTSSMSSQSDSDSSESDSSDYESSSDEKEDEEEVEEQKAHKVSMDTEDEDKEVPSSSSSSSSPSSSFEEEAELEAPSTPVAPVEEESEVARLEAEEAGSSVTAAQDSLQQLSPKGLKAEASDIDLEVRKMEPLLEGLGTLRPPTPPHAEEEEVPRTPGRDVPVPLEAETSTIHLPLPPAHSVLPPPRLSSDEDVPRTPGRDLPHRFSKSQSSETAPNTPTIPATPGTPSEAPPTGSSLSLSSPFPYPLLSAGIPPTPGRDLNFTPVFPDSPAALPLQRKSSSEKPLFKEPGSATSCCSSPLPVVPSSCLDAATVPITIQHVSPIELSLLDDSASAKKKPGRPRKPAIAELEDTQEPHEAMMSLPPDLPVKDLLPKSEALPEVLREADGSAALAQEVKEEKVEEEHNEIKKEVKDEVQDVEQTVVFEEPLQKTRGQRRSWEELLLTMHPPMRSPPRPRFLPRSEFEEMTILYDIWNEGIDEEDILYLKITYEKMLQQDNGHDWLNDTLWVPHPLTSSGSLPVGKKKRREDGMRDHVTGCARSEGYYKIDKKDKLKYLNSTRLQSDEPDKDMQGRMIPAQPHASTRAGSERRSEQRRLLSSFSCDSDLLKFNQLKFRKKKIRFCKSHIHDWGLFAMEPIAADEMVIEYVGQNIRQVIADMREKRYEEEGIGSSYMFRVDHDTIIDATKCGNFARFINHSCNPNCYAKVITVESQKKIVIYSRQPINVNEEITYDYKFPIEDEKIPCLCGAENCRGTLN; translated from the exons ATGTCCAGACCCggagagagaagcagaggagATGAAGATCACGGGAAAAAGCAGAGTTCAA GTTTGGCGAACGGCAGCACGGACAACAGCTCGGGAGAGAAACGGAGAGAGCACCACTGGAGAAGTTACAAGTTGATTATTGACCCGGCGCTGAGAAAAGGCTCACACAAACTGTACCGATACGATGGACAACATTTCAACGTAccg AATCCCGGGATCCCTCCGGTGGACATGGTCAGGGACCCACGGATCGGTCGATTGTGGACCAGGTACAAGGAGACCGACTTACCTGTGCCGAAGTTTAAG ATTGATGAATGCTACGTCGGTCGCGTGCCTCCGAAGGAAGTGACATTCGCGAGGCTGAACGACAACATTCGGGAGGGTTTCCTTAGCGACATGTGCCAGAAATATGGCGAGATCGAGCAGGTGGAAATTTTATACAATCCTAAAAATAAGAAGCACCTGGGCATCGCTAAAGTGGTGTTTGGCTCCGTGAAAGCGGCCAAGGACGCGGTGCAGAActtacacaacacctcagtGATGGGGAACATCATCCACGCAGAGCTCGACCCCAAAG GTGAGAATCGGCTTCGTTATGTCCAGCGACTTATAAACGGGAGCTTTACACCCTTGACAGTGCCAGTGGGAGACGAGGAGACGAGTGAGGTGTCACCACGTAGCCTGGCTGAGGCACTGCTG tcaCCGTTACGTCGCCTCTCTGAAAGTGGGTCCACCAGCACAAGCACCCCTCTCTCCATGGACACAGCCTATTCAAGCCTCCGACAGGATGCTACACCCCAGTCACAGACAACGCCTATCACGCCCCGCCCTTCTGGCACACCCTTCTCTCAGGACTCTGCTTACTCTGGCAGGCAGGCCACACCCACCTTCCAGCGCTCCCGGAGGCACGAGACCAAATTCCAGGATGCATACAACCGTCGACCAGAGAGGCATTATGTTCATGGGGGTTACCGCGGCAATGCAGAAAAGCCAAACCCGCAACCTGAAGCTCCACCTCCACCCGTCACCCCCAATTTTAAGCCTGCATTCTCACCGTACCAGCCCCCCATGCCCCCTGTTTACCCCCCTGCTGAGCCACAGTTTCAACAGTCAGAATACAGACACCCTCCTCCTCAAGCCCCGCCTCCTACGAAGCCCGAGTTTCAACCAGAACCGCCTCCTATGCCCGAGGAAGCACGGCCTGCCACGCCTATCTCCTGTCCCTCCCCCTCCCCAGACACACCCACTTTGGAGGCAGAGCGTCATAGCCTGGACTCACGAATTGAGATGCTGCTAAAGGAAAAGCGCACAAAGTTGCCATTCCTAAATGAAGGTGGAGACTCAGACGGAGAGGTGCGCATGGAGGGCAGTCCCATTTCGTCCTCCTCCTCTCAGCTATCCCCCATCCCACCCTCGTCCGCCACCCTGCGCACACCCCGTCCACCAAGCACTGGCCTCGAGGATATCAGCCCCACCCCACTGCCTGACTCAGATGATGAAGAGCCAATCGCAGGAACTGCCTCCGCTATACAACACCCACAGAGCGCCTCACCTTCAAACACGCACAATGTGGGTGGGCCACATACCCCAACAGACATAGTGGATACG GGTAACCAGTCGTCGGGGGAGGATATGGAAATCTCTGATGATGAAATGCCAGGCACACCCAACTCCAGCGACTGTGCTAAGGGCATTGTGGTGAACTCGGCCCTGTCCCCGATAACCCCTCAGTCCATGCCACTTCCGCCACCTGGCTTCCCCCCTCTGCCCCCTCCTCAGCCTGCATACTCTATACACCCTTCTCACTTGCCCCCCCATCTCCCTGCCCCACCCCCAATGCTGCCTCCAATGCATCCATACCCACCGGGCATGATGACGATGATGCCTGTGGATCTGATGAGCTGTTTGCCTCAGTGGGGCAGCGTGCACATGTCATTTCAGATGCAGACCCAAATGCTGAGCCGAATGGCACAGAGCCAGCGCGCATACCCTTACCCACAGTTCCTAGGGGGAACGACCACAGCAAGCGCGGGTGCCATGCAGTTCGGCATTCCCTACCAACCCTTGTCCATGGTGAACACTCCCAGTGGTGGACACACACAGTCCTGGCATTTACCCAGCATGCCCAAGTTTAACCCATCGGTGCCACCGCCCGGTTATGAGCTGAAGAAAGAAGACCCTCACAAAGCCACGGTTGACGGTGTACTCATGGTCATTGTTAAAGAGCTTAAGGCCATCATGAAGAGAGACCTCAACCGCAAGATGGTAGAAGTGGTGGCCTTCAGAGCCTTTGATGAATGGTGGGAGAGGAAGGAGCGATCTGCCAAG GCGACGTCCACCCCAGTAAAGACAGGCGAGGGGAAGGAGGACGATAAAGAGCGAGTGAAACCTAAAGAGACGTTAGCTTCCAGTTTGTTGGAGACATGGGGTAAAGGCGAGGGTCTGGGTTACGAGGGCATGGGTCTGGGTATCGCCTTGCGAGGTGCCATCCGCCTTCCATCCTTCAAG GTGAAGAGGAAAGAGCCACCAGACCCCATTTCCACaggagagagtaagagagcTCGGCTGTCCACACCCGTAGACGATGAGCTGGAGGATGAAG agtcgGAGAGAACAGATGCCCCCTCAGACGGCACCCGAGTGGATGACGCATCCTCCACCAAACGAAGGCATGCGCGTCCCGTGGAGCTGGATAGtgaaggagaggaggaagaggatgaggaagaggaggagacaggCAAGGAGGAGTCGTCTGTGTCCGAGCAAGAGGACGAGGCCAATGTCGATGTCTCAGAGACACTGTCCTCTAGCAAA GAGGCAGAAGAGGATGTCGATGATCATGAAGACGGGAGCGAGTCTGAGAGTGACAGCAGTTCTTCTGACTCGTCTGATGAAG GACGCACCAGCTCGATGTCTTCTCAGTCCGACTCTGACTCCTCTGAGAGCGACAGCTCTGACTACGAGTCCAGCTCAGATGAGAAAGAGGACGAGGAGGAAGTTGAGGAGCAAAAAGCACACAAGGTCTCCATGGATACAGAAGATGAAGATAAGGAGGTGCCGTCATCGTCGTCTTCCTCGTCCTCACCTTCCTCATCCTTTGAGGAAGAGGCAGAGTTGGAGGCTCCTAGCACACCTGTGGCTCCTGTGGAAGAGGAGAGTGAGGTAGCACGGCTCGAGGCGGAGGAGGCAGGGAGCTCAGTCACTGCTGCTCAGGACAGTCTGCAGCAACTGTCACCTAAAGGACTGAAAG CAGAAGCGTCAGACATTGATCTGGAGGTAAGAAAGATGGAACCCCTCCTGGAAGGCTTAGGGACTCTGAGGCCTCCAACCCCACCCCatgcagaggaagaggaagtgcCTCGGACTCCAGGTCGTGATGTCCCTGTCCCTTTAGAAGCAGAGACATCCACCATTCACCTGCCTCTTCCCCCTGCTCATTCTGTCCTCCCGCCTCCACGCCTCTCGAGCGATGAGGACGTTCCTCGCACACCAGGTCGTGACCTTCCTCATCGTTTCAGCAAATCACAGAGCAGTGAAACAGCACCTAATACACCTACCATACCTGCTACACCTGGCACACCTAGTGAAGCCCCTCCCACAGGAAGCAGCTTGTCTCTCAGCAGCCCATTCCCTTACCCACTCCTCAGTGCCGGCATCCCTCCCACACCTGGCCGGGATCTGAACTTTACCCCCGTTTTCCCAGACTCCCCTGCTGCCCTTCCACTTCAAAGGAAGTCCTCCTCAGAAAAGCCGTTGTTCAAAGAACCTGGCAGTGCCACTTCCTGTTGTTCTTCCCCGCTTCCCGTTGTTCCATCTTCTTGTTTAGATGCTGCTACTGTGCCTATTACTATTCAGCACGTTTCACCAATAGAACTTTCTCTGCTTGACGATTCTGCTTCTGCAAAGAAGAAACCGGGCCGACCCAGAAAGCCTGCTATTGCTGAACTTGAGGATACCCAAGAACCTCATGAGGCAATGATGTCCCTTCCTCCAGACCTCCCGGTGAAGGACCTGTTACCCAAATCTGAAGCATTACCAGAAGTGCTTCGAGAGGCAGATGGCTCTGCAGCATTGGCTCAGGAGGTGAAGGAAGAAAAGGTGGAAGAGGAACACAATGAAATAAAGAAGGAGGTGAAGGATGAAGTACAGGATGTGGAACAGACAGTTGTCTTTGAAGAGCCGCTACAGAAAACACGGGGTCAGAGGCGGAGCTGGGAGGAGCTCCTCCTCACCATGCACCCTCCCATGAGGTCACCTCCACGGCCTCGATTCCTGCCACGGTCTGAGTTTGAGGAGATGACCATCCTGTATGACATCTGGAACGAAGGCATTGATGAAGAGGACATTCTCTATCTCAAAATCACCTATGAAAAAATGTTGCAGCAGGATAACGGCCATGACTGGCTCAACGACACGCTCTGGGTTCCTCACCCTC tcaccagcagtggcagcctgccTGTGGGTAAGAAAAAACGGCGAGAGGATGGTATGCGTGATCATGTGACTGGCTGTGCGCGTAGCGAGGGCTACTACAAAATCGACAAAAAGGACAAACTTAAATACCTGAACAGCACTCGGTTACAGTCAGACGAGCCTGATAAAGACATGCAG GGCCGGATGATCCCGGCTCAGCCTCACGCCTCAACAAGAGCAGGCTCGGAGCGACGCTCTGAACAGCGCCGCCTGCTGTCCTCATTCAGCTGTGACAGCGACCTGCTCAAATTCAACCAGCTTAAG TTCCGTAAGAAGAAGATCCGATTCTGTAAGAGTCACATTCATGACTGGGGTCTGTTTGCCATGGAGCCCATCGCTGCTGACGAGATGGTTATTGAATACGTCGGACAGAATATCAGACAG gtgatcGCGGACATGAGAGAGAAGCGTTACGAGGAGGAAGGCATCGGCAGCAGCTACATGTTCCGTGTTGATCACGACACCATCATCGATGCTACAAAGTGTGGAAACTTTGCCCGCTTTATCAACCATAGCTGCAAC CCGAACTGCTACGCCAAGGTAATTACGGTGGAGTCTCAGAAGAAGATTGTAATCTACTCTCGCCAACCGATCAACGTCAATGAGGAGATTACCTACGACTACAAGTTCCCCATCGAGGACGAGAAGATCCCTTGTCTGTGCGGAGCCGAGAACTGCAGGGGGACGCTGAACTAG